Proteins encoded within one genomic window of Cellulomonas flavigena DSM 20109:
- a CDS encoding ribbon-helix-helix domain-containing protein, which produces MRTTLHLPDELYREVKAAAARSGRTVTSVVEDALRAELERFRATAERPPFRIDAVGSGGLLPGVDLDDSAALLDVLEGR; this is translated from the coding sequence ATGCGCACCACCCTGCACCTCCCCGACGAGCTCTACCGCGAGGTCAAGGCGGCGGCCGCGCGATCCGGACGCACCGTGACGTCCGTGGTCGAGGACGCGTTGCGCGCCGAGCTCGAGCGGTTCCGCGCGACGGCCGAGCGGCCACCCTTCCGCATCGACGCGGTCGGCAGCGGCGGGCTGCTGCCCGGGGTCGACCTCGACGACTCCGCGGCACTGCTCGACGTCCTGGAGGGCCGGTGA
- a CDS encoding GNAT family N-acetyltransferase has translation MDAPDGLVLRPVTPLDVPALTRLLHAAYADLAAAGLNFTGATQDEATTASRSLGVGASWVLVDAGERLVGTVTASSPPGRGIRSLTSLALEPDRVWLNQLAVHPDARGQGLATALWGAVRGWALERGMRSVGLDTAVPAAALRSMYRRWGFVDADTVQWPGKSYRSVVMLHDLPRPPRG, from the coding sequence ATGGACGCCCCCGACGGCCTCGTGCTGCGACCCGTGACCCCGCTGGACGTGCCGGCTCTCACGCGTCTGCTGCACGCCGCCTACGCCGACCTGGCGGCGGCAGGGCTCAACTTCACGGGCGCGACGCAGGACGAGGCGACGACCGCGAGCCGCAGCCTCGGGGTGGGGGCGTCCTGGGTGCTGGTCGACGCGGGCGAGCGCCTCGTGGGCACCGTCACCGCCTCGAGCCCGCCGGGGCGCGGGATCAGGTCGCTGACGAGCCTGGCGCTCGAGCCGGACCGGGTGTGGCTCAACCAGCTCGCGGTGCACCCCGACGCTCGCGGGCAGGGCCTGGCGACGGCCCTGTGGGGAGCCGTGCGCGGGTGGGCCCTCGAGCGCGGCATGCGGTCGGTGGGACTGGACACCGCGGTGCCTGCCGCCGCGCTGCGGAGCATGTACCGACGCTGGGGCTTCGTCGACGCGGACACGGTGCAGTGGCCGGGCAAGTCGTACCGCAGCGTCGTCATGCTGCACGACCTGCCGCGCCCGCCGCGGGGCTGA
- a CDS encoding type II toxin-antitoxin system VapC family toxin translates to MILPDVNVLVGALRADSPRHDALRRWLEAAVDAPEPLGLTDAVLGGTVRVLTHPRVFARPTPLRTALDLVGDLRAHPGTVRVAPGDRHWEIVADLCRAADARGNLVADAQHAAVAVEHGATWVSQDRDFARFPGLRWQVAVED, encoded by the coding sequence GTGATCCTGCCGGACGTCAACGTGCTGGTGGGCGCCCTGCGTGCCGACTCGCCCCGGCACGACGCGCTGCGCCGGTGGCTCGAGGCCGCCGTCGACGCCCCCGAGCCGCTCGGGCTGACCGACGCGGTGCTCGGCGGCACCGTCCGCGTCCTCACGCACCCCCGCGTGTTCGCCCGTCCGACGCCGCTGCGTACGGCGCTCGACCTCGTGGGGGACCTGCGGGCGCACCCCGGCACGGTCCGCGTCGCCCCCGGCGACAGGCACTGGGAGATCGTCGCCGACCTGTGCCGGGCCGCGGACGCCCGCGGCAACCTCGTCGCGGACGCGCAGCACGCCGCCGTGGCGGTCGAGCACGGGGCGACCTGGGTGTCGCAGGACCGTGACTTCGCGCGGTTCCCCGGCCTGCGGTGGCAGGTGGCCGTCGAGGACTGA
- a CDS encoding rhodanese-like domain-containing protein gives MSVQPRPAPGYAGDITPTEAWDLLREHDEAVLVDVRTDAEWRYVGVPDLRELGRQAALVEWVSYPSGQPNPRFVDQVAATGVTPGDGRPLVFLCRSGQRSIGAAQAATAAGYGPAYNVLDGFEGATGPDGHRGHTGWRAEGLPWVQP, from the coding sequence ATGAGCGTGCAGCCGCGTCCCGCCCCCGGTTATGCCGGGGACATCACGCCGACGGAGGCGTGGGACCTGCTCCGCGAGCACGACGAGGCCGTGCTCGTCGACGTGCGCACCGACGCCGAGTGGCGCTACGTCGGGGTGCCCGACCTGCGTGAGCTCGGGCGCCAGGCGGCGCTCGTCGAGTGGGTCTCGTACCCGTCCGGGCAGCCGAACCCGCGGTTCGTCGACCAGGTGGCAGCGACGGGCGTGACGCCCGGCGACGGCCGCCCCCTCGTCTTCCTCTGCCGCTCCGGCCAGCGGTCGATCGGCGCCGCGCAGGCGGCCACGGCCGCGGGCTACGGTCCCGCGTACAACGTGCTCGACGGGTTCGAGGGCGCGACGGGCCCCGACGGCCACCGCGGCCACACCGGCTGGCGCGCCGAGGGACTGCC